One Pelodiscus sinensis isolate JC-2024 chromosome 25, ASM4963464v1, whole genome shotgun sequence DNA window includes the following coding sequences:
- the STPG1 gene encoding O(6)-methylguanine-induced apoptosis 2, with amino-acid sequence MAACSENLAVAARVKGTHAVQIGKASRDYKVSSIPYKYETRVIPNTEKKGFNSQAKRFQYNQNEIPGPGFYNVVHQPAEMNSTSLSTKGTGYFPSMDARLPCNRKPSYPAANAYDLSLAFQSKQDFSTGNSSMFQQPIAKKRVQKTTPAPNQYKASLDFCKQSNNVCARAVFVSRTPRGLSLDKADKWPSPCHYRINESLVQKSPRIPVSCFRSNTHRGAKVHNTSPGPAAYQLDKPTAAAKKPPSTRKQNLNFSAAAVPPPKNPPLPGPGQYEIVDYEGPPKHYISSAVFVSSTGRWTGNTSRQGLPGPGTYLPEVPGKQSFLYNVDNKWIPVL; translated from the exons ATGGCTGCCTGCTCTGAGAACTTGGCTGTAGCTGCGAGGGTCAAAGGAACCCATGCTGTGCAGATCGGGAAAGCATCCAGGG ATTACAAGGTCTCCTCCATTCCTTATAAATACGAGACAAGAGTGATCCCAAACACTGAAAAAAAGGGATTTAATTCTCAAGCAAAGAGATTTCAGTATAACCAG AATGAAATTCCAGGCCCGGGATTCTACAATGTCGTTCACCAGCCTGCAGAGATGAACAGCACCTCCCTGTCGACGAAAGGAACGGGCTACTTCCCGTCCATG GATGCTCGTCTCCCCTGCAACAGAAAACCCAGCTACCCGGCTGCGAACGCCTACGACCTTTCCCTGGCCTTCCAGTCCAAGCAAGATTTCAGCACCGGAAACTCCAGCATGTTTCAGCAGCCCATTGCTAAGAAGCGAGTGCAAAAGACCACCCCAGCGCCCAATCAGTACAAA GCCTCTCTAGATTTCTGCAAGCAAAGCAACAACGTGTGCGCCCGGGCGGTGTTTGTGTCCAGAACGCCGAGGGGCTTGAGCCTTGACAAAGCGGACAAATGGCCCTCTCCGT GCCACTACAGAATCAACGAATCCCTGGTCCAGAAGTCACCCAGGATCCCCGTGTCTTGCTTCAGATCGAATACCCATCGGGGAGCAAAGGTGCACAACACAAGTCCCGGGCCGGCTGCCTATCAGCTAGACAAGCCCACAGCCGCCGCAAAGAAGCCCCCTTCCAC GCGCAAGCAAAACTTGAATTTCTCCGCCGCAGCCGTACCACCTCCTAAAAACCCACCTCTGCCGGGGCCGGGGCAGTACGAAATAGTGGACTACGAAGGCCCGCCGAAGCATTACATCTCTAGTGCTGTATTTGTTTCCAGTACGGGACGGTGGACAGGGAACACATCTCGACAAGGGCTCCCTGGGCCAG GTACGTATCTTCCAGAAGTACCAGGGAAGCAGTCCTTTCTCTACAACGTTGATAACAAGTGGATTCCAGTACTGTAG